One Malus domestica chromosome 11, GDT2T_hap1 genomic region harbors:
- the LOC103447297 gene encoding probable WRKY transcription factor 26 codes for MASSSGSLETSANSHPAAFTFSTQPFMTTSFSDLLASGTDEDSNPPRYIGHGGLSDRIAERTGYGVPKFKSLPPPSLPISPPSISPSSYFAIPPGLSPAELLDSPVLLNTSNILPSPTTGSFAAHGAFNWKNNQQNVKEESKNYSDFSFQTQARPPISSSSSMFQSSNTSIQTTQEQAWNNYFQAQEPPKQEYGSVQSLSSEMTTKTLQNNTPANGGFYHQSQTLSRKSDDGYNWRKYGQKQVKGSENPRSYYKCTYPNCPTKKKVERSLDGQITEIVYKGNHNHPKPQNTRRSSSNSHAIPASDPTNNELPDQTYANHGNSQMDSIGTPENSSISIGDDDFEQSSQRSKSGGGEEFDEDEPNAKKWKKEADHNEGISAPGGRTVREPRVVVQTTSDIDILDDGYRWRKYGQKVVKGNPNPRSYYKCTYSGCSVRKHVERASHDLRAVITTYEGKHNHDVPAARGSGSHAAANRPIPNNNNNNVASAMRTITHHTNNSANTNSLQNLRQPTSEGQAPFAVLEMLQSQGTYGFAGFDGNSMGSYMNQTQLSDNMFSKAKEEPRDDAFFESLLR; via the exons ATGGCCTCCTCTTCAGGGAGCTTAGAAACCTCAGCAAACTCACACCCAGCAGCCTTCACTTTCTCAACGCAGCCATTCATGACCACCTCCTTCTCCGACCTCTTAGCCTCCGGCACAGACGAAGACTCGAACCCACCAAGATATATCGGCCATGGCGGGTTATCGGATCGAATTGCAGAGCGCACTGGGTACGGCGTACCCAAATTCAAGTCACTACCGCCGCCTTCACTGCCCATTTCTCCGCCCTCCATATCTCCATCCTCCTACTTTGCTATCCCACCTGGGTTGAGCCCAGCCGAGCTTCTTGACTCTCCCGTTCTCCTAAACACTTCAAac ATTCTTCCATCTCCAACTACTGGAAGCTTTGCAGCTCATGGTGCCTTCAATTGGAAGAACAACCAACAGAATGTAAAAGAGGAGAGCAAGAACTACTCAGATTTCTCTTTCCAAACCCAAGCAAGACCTCCCATTTCTTCATCATCGTCAATGTTTCAATCTTCAAACACCTCAATTCAAACT ACACAAGAGCAGGCATGGAACAACTACTTTCAGGCTCAAGAACCCCCAAAGCAAGAATATGGTTCTGTTCAGAGCTTGTCATCTGAAATGACCACCAAAACTCTCCAAAATAATACTCCGGCGAATGGCGGTTTCTACCACCAATCTCAGACCTTGAGCAGGAAGTCAGATGATGGATATAACTGGAGAAAATATGGTCAAAAACAAGTGAAAGGAAGTGAAAATCCAAGAAGCTATTATAAGTGCACTTACCCTAACTGCCCAACTAAGAAAAAAGTAGAGAGGTCATTGGATGGACAAATCACTGAGATTGTTTACAAGGGCAATCACAACCATCCCAAGCCACAGAACACCAGAAGATCATCATCAAATTCTCATGCAATTCCGGCTTCAGACCCCACGAACAATGAACTCCCAGATCAAACTTATGCTAATCATGGCAATTCACAAAtggattccattggaactcctgAGAATTCATCCATATCCATTGGGGACGATGATTTCGAGCAGAGCTCTCAGAGGAGCAAGTCAGGAGGAGGGGAGGAGTTTGATGAAGATGAACCTAATGCCAAGAAATG GAAAAAAGAAGCTGATCACAATGAAGGAATTTCAGCACCTGGGGGTAGAACAGTGAGAGAGCCTAGAGTTGTAGTTCAAACAACTAGTGACATAGATATTTTAGATGATGGCTACAGATGGAGGAAGTACGGTCAGAAAGTGGTAAAAGGCAATCCAAATCCAAG GAGCTACTACAAGTGCACGTATTCAGGATGTTCAGTGAGGAAGCATGTTGAAAGAGCTTCTCATGATCTTAGAGCAGTGATCACAACCTATGAAGGGAAGCACAACCATGACGTCCCCGCCGCTCGTGGCAGCGGCAGCCATGCTGCTGCCAATAGGCCTAtaccaaacaacaacaacaacaatgtaGCTTCAGCAATGAGGACTATAACTCATCACACTAACAATTCTGCTAATACCAACTCTCTTCAAAACTTGAGGCAACCAACATCAGAAGGGCAAGCACCCTTTGCCGTCCTAGAGATGTTGCAGAGCCAAGGAACTTACGGCTTCGCGGGGTTCGACGGAAACTCCATGGGATCATACATGAACCAAACACAGCTTAGTGACAACATGTTTTCTAAAGCCAAGGAAGAGCCTAGGGATGATGCATTTTTTGAATCTTTGCTGCGCTGA
- the LOC103447298 gene encoding uncharacterized protein — protein MEPPVPKPATLRNILVRLLTFGILVLAVRLACLVTLAGESCRYNNDLCFFHDNLTLRGGGEALGVRRSDRPRVPELWTTKKWRRTVDYYSAIFQDLIAEGFLSPNSNALCVEALAGEDVLALQENGVVNSIGVSETASPPLIVSASNRRHPFDESSFDFEFSRLNPSGQPAEFSEEVCRTLKPGGFFVAHIAAKDSYGFNSFLELFSCCRLVRSRDMDGLDTTPVREIVMKKENQLQSGNLGNKCSVPGYKREIIRKAEALIEEEPKKPWVALKRNLKKVKYLTSMADVSYKQRYLYVDVGARNYGSSIGSWFEKTYPKQNKSFEIYAIEADKTFHKEYRTKKGVTLLPYAAWVRNETLFFEITRDPGKKIVEKCRGMGRVQSVRPSSSYGDNVDKIEGFDFAEWLKSVVSERDFVVVKMDVEGAEFHLIPKLIESGAICLIDEIFLECHYNRWQKCCPGQRSPKFKKTYWQCLELFTKLRESGVLVHQWW, from the coding sequence ATGGAGCCGCCTGTACCGAAACCCGCCACTCTACGGAACATCCTCGTACGCCTCCTCACCTTTGGAATCCTAGTCCTCGCCGTCCGATTAGCCTGCCTCGTCACGCTCGCCGGCGAATCCTGCCGGTACAACAACGACTTATGCTTCTTCCACGACAACCTCACACTCCGAGGCGGCGGGGAAGCACTAGGTGTCCGGCGCTCCGATCGGCCGCGTGTCCCCGAGCTCTGGACCACCAAGAAGTGGCGCAGGACAGTCGATTACTACTCGGCGATTTTCCAAGACCTGATCGCCGAGGGATTCCTCTCGCCCAATTCGAACGCCCTCTGCGTCGAAGCCCTGGCCGGCGAGGACGTCCTTGCGCTCCAAGAAAACGGCGTcgttaactcaattggagtctCCGAGACCGCTTCTCCGCCCTTGATCGTCTCTGCCTCAAACCGCCGCCACCCGTTCGATGAATCATCTTTCGATTTTGAGTTCTCGCGTTTGAACCCGTCGGGTCAACCCGCGGAATTCTCAGAGGAGGTATGTCGGACCCTGAAACCGGGCGGGTTCTTCGTCGCCCACATTGCGGCCAAAGATTCGTACGGATTCAATTcttttcttgaattgttcaGTTGCTGCAGACTCGTCCGGTCCCGCGACATGGACGGCCTTGATACGACGCCGGTTCGGGAAATCGTGATGAAGAAGGAGAACCAATTGCAAAGTGGCAATTTGGGGAATAAGTGCTCTGTTCCGGGGTATAAACGTGAAATTATCAGAAAGGCAGAGGCTTTGATAGAGGAAGAGCCAAAGAAGCCTTGGGTTGCACTCAAGAGGAACTTGAAGAAGGTAAAGTACTTAACTTCAATGGCGGATGTTAGCTACAAGCAGAGGTACCTCTACGTCGACGTTGGGGCTCGGAATTACGGGTCTAGTATTGGAAGCTGGTTTGAGAAAACGTACCCGAAACAGAACAAGAGTTTCGAAATCTATGCAATCGAGGCGGATAAGACTTTTCACAAGGAGTACCGAACCAAAAAAGGCGTTACGCTCTTGCCTTACGCAGCATGGGTGAGAAATGAGACCTTGTTCTTCGAGATCACTAGGGATCCGGGTAAGAAAATTGTGGAGAAATGTAGGGGAATGGGGAGGGTTCAGTCAGTGAGGCCTTCTTCAAGTTATGGGGACAATGTGGATAAGATCGAAGGGTTTGATTTCGCGGAGTGGTTGAAAAGCGTGGTTTCGGAGAGGGATTTTGTGGTGGTGAAGATGGATGTGGAGGGGGCTGAGTTCCATCTGATACCTAAGTTGATCGAGAGTGGAGCTATATGTTTGATTGACGAGATTTTTCTCGAGTGTCATTACAATAGGTGGCAGAAATGCTGCCCGGGTCAGAGGAGCCCAAAGTTTAAGAAGACGTACTGGCAGTGCTTGGAGCTTTTCACTAAGCTCAGAGAAAGTGGAGTTCTTGTGCATCAATGGTGGTGA